A genomic stretch from Amorphus orientalis includes:
- a CDS encoding CinA family protein yields the protein MTLRAALVTTATDLLERCREKGILLATAESCTGGLIAATLTEVAGSSDVVDRGFVTYSNAAKTELLGVPADLIEEVGAVSEQVARAMAKGALARSRADVTVSVTGVAGPGGGSEEKPVGLVHFAAARTGHPTLHREKRFGDVGRGEVRLASVEEAFSLIEEILARP from the coding sequence CGCCGCGCTCGTCACCACGGCCACCGACCTCCTGGAGCGATGCCGGGAAAAGGGTATCCTCCTCGCCACCGCCGAATCGTGCACCGGCGGCCTGATTGCCGCGACGCTGACGGAGGTCGCCGGCTCTTCGGACGTGGTGGATCGGGGCTTCGTCACCTATTCGAACGCCGCCAAGACGGAGCTTCTCGGCGTCCCGGCGGATCTGATCGAGGAAGTCGGCGCGGTCAGCGAACAGGTGGCCCGCGCCATGGCGAAAGGGGCGCTGGCCCGCTCGCGCGCCGACGTGACGGTCTCGGTGACCGGGGTCGCCGGCCCGGGCGGCGGCTCGGAGGAAAAGCCGGTCGGGCTCGTGCATTTCGCCGCAGCCCGCACCGGACATCCCACTCTGCACCGCGAAAAGCGCTTCGGAGACGTCGGGCGCGGCGAAGTGCGGCTGGCCAGCGTGGAAGAAGCATTCTCGCTGATCGAGGAGATTCTGGCGCGCCCGTAA